One window from the genome of Dongia rigui encodes:
- a CDS encoding DUF1989 domain-containing protein produces MSSDGTARPRVIEPGLPRWDPGTERYRLAGLGALILRLEAGDRLDIVDREGRQPCELAAFHPDSLKPDLAALNLQPGPVSAGIDAVLAGTPLGFGLPPDEIHQLRHQLAHWRMPKGSDGVARILEGDTRPGDKVTLNAARAVIVILHAPRGHGPAMLPDEQTPATDLSVIIRRATVNPLASPTLPAPLGDLVAEYRVDRCTALSYEVKEGQFIQVIDVDGRQCSDFVAFDARQLAEGRERGIDMTTTRTMLGAIYPGPGLASKFFDMDMQALTEVVRDTCGRHDTFGLACTARFYEDAGYPGHPSCSENFNNVLDRFGLARRRGWQAVNLFYNTGVNASNAIFLDDPWSRPGDYVLMRALKDLVCGSSACPDDIDATNAWNPTDIHVRIYDAKSDFTRAMAYRMTPDAEPRLTRETGFHARTSTLTRNFTEYKGFWLPSRFNNAGPTAEYWACREGAAVMDLSPLRKFEVLGADAEDLLQAACTRNIRKLSDGQVVYTAMCYDHGGMVDDGTVFRLGPDRYRWIGGDEFGGKWLRDLAEKKGLRQVWVKSATDQLHNIALQGPKSREILKEIIWTPPARPRVDEIQWFHFTVGRIGDYNGTAVLVSRTGYSGELGYEIFCHPKDAPKVWDAVWEAGQKHGLLPLGLEALDILRIEAGLVFANYEFNDQTDPFEAGIGFTVALKGNEEFVGREAIIRRKEHPQRVLVGLEIEAKQAVGHGDCVHVGRAQVGVVTSGCISPSLGKNIALCRVDVTYAAIGTEVEIGKIDGQQKRLPARVVRFPFYDPDKLKPRS; encoded by the coding sequence ATGTCGAGCGATGGAACGGCGCGACCACGGGTCATTGAACCTGGCCTGCCACGCTGGGATCCTGGAACCGAGCGTTACCGGCTGGCCGGACTCGGCGCGCTGATCCTTCGGCTCGAGGCCGGCGACCGCCTCGACATCGTCGACCGCGAAGGGCGGCAGCCCTGTGAACTGGCAGCCTTTCACCCCGATAGCCTCAAGCCGGACCTGGCTGCGTTGAACCTGCAACCCGGGCCCGTATCGGCGGGGATCGATGCCGTCCTTGCCGGCACCCCGCTTGGCTTCGGCCTCCCGCCGGACGAGATCCATCAGCTGCGCCACCAATTGGCCCATTGGCGGATGCCCAAAGGGAGCGACGGCGTCGCACGCATCCTGGAAGGCGACACACGCCCCGGTGACAAGGTAACCTTGAACGCAGCGCGGGCAGTGATCGTCATTTTGCATGCCCCGCGCGGTCACGGCCCCGCCATGCTGCCGGACGAGCAAACGCCGGCGACGGATCTTTCGGTCATCATCCGCCGCGCGACCGTAAACCCCTTGGCCAGCCCAACGCTGCCGGCGCCTTTGGGTGATCTTGTCGCCGAATACCGCGTCGATCGATGCACGGCGCTGTCCTATGAGGTGAAAGAAGGGCAGTTCATCCAGGTCATTGATGTGGACGGGCGGCAATGCTCCGATTTCGTGGCCTTTGACGCGCGCCAGTTGGCCGAGGGGCGCGAGCGCGGCATCGACATGACGACGACACGCACCATGCTGGGGGCGATCTATCCGGGTCCCGGCCTGGCGTCGAAATTCTTCGACATGGACATGCAGGCGCTGACTGAAGTCGTGCGCGATACCTGCGGACGTCATGACACATTCGGCCTGGCCTGCACCGCGCGCTTTTACGAAGACGCCGGCTATCCCGGACATCCCAGCTGCTCGGAAAACTTCAACAACGTGCTGGACCGTTTCGGCCTGGCGCGGCGGCGCGGCTGGCAGGCGGTCAATCTTTTCTACAATACCGGCGTCAATGCCTCGAATGCGATCTTCCTCGACGATCCCTGGTCGCGGCCGGGGGATTACGTGCTGATGCGGGCGCTCAAGGATCTGGTTTGCGGATCGTCGGCATGTCCCGACGATATCGATGCCACCAATGCCTGGAACCCCACCGACATTCATGTGCGCATCTATGATGCCAAGAGCGACTTCACCCGAGCCATGGCCTATCGCATGACACCAGATGCCGAACCGAGATTGACGCGCGAGACCGGCTTTCATGCGCGCACCAGTACGCTAACGCGGAACTTTACCGAGTATAAGGGCTTCTGGCTGCCCAGCCGCTTCAACAATGCGGGGCCGACGGCCGAGTACTGGGCTTGCCGCGAAGGGGCGGCGGTGATGGATCTGTCGCCCTTGCGGAAGTTCGAAGTGCTGGGGGCCGATGCCGAGGACCTGTTGCAGGCGGCCTGCACGCGCAACATCCGCAAGCTCAGCGATGGCCAGGTGGTCTATACCGCCATGTGCTATGACCACGGTGGCATGGTGGATGATGGCACGGTGTTTCGTCTGGGGCCCGACCGCTATCGCTGGATCGGTGGCGACGAGTTCGGTGGCAAATGGCTGCGCGATCTGGCCGAGAAGAAAGGCCTGCGCCAAGTCTGGGTGAAGTCTGCCACCGATCAGCTGCACAACATCGCGCTGCAGGGGCCAAAGAGCCGCGAAATCCTGAAGGAGATCATCTGGACGCCGCCGGCCCGGCCGCGCGTCGATGAAATCCAATGGTTCCACTTCACGGTCGGCCGCATCGGCGACTACAACGGCACCGCTGTGCTGGTCTCTCGCACCGGCTATTCCGGGGAACTCGGCTACGAGATCTTCTGCCACCCCAAGGATGCGCCCAAGGTCTGGGACGCCGTGTGGGAAGCGGGCCAGAAGCATGGCCTGTTGCCGCTGGGTTTGGAGGCGCTCGACATCCTGCGCATCGAAGCCGGCCTCGTCTTTGCCAATTACGAATTCAACGATCAGACCGACCCGTTCGAAGCCGGCATCGGCTTCACGGTGGCGCTGAAGGGCAATGAGGAATTCGTCGGGCGCGAGGCGATCATCCGCCGCAAGGAGCATCCGCAACGCGTTCTTGTCGGCCTCGAGATTGAGGCCAAGCAGGCGGTGGGGCATGGCGACTGCGTGCATGTGGGCCGCGCCCAGGTCGGCGTCGTCACCTCCGGCTGCATTTCACCAAGCCTGGGCAAGAACATCGCGCTTTGCCGCGTGGATGTCACTTATGCAGCGATCGGCACGGAAGTGGAGATCGGCAAGATCGATGGCCAGCAGAAACGCCTGCCGGCCCGCGTGGTGCGCTTCCCATTCTACGATCCGGATAAGCTGAAGCCGCGGAGTTGA
- a CDS encoding methyl-accepting chemotaxis protein, translating into MIDESQMGNVGSFDTQSAAGMGGVADERLAALLSITGRMDGFLYRCRNDPNYTMLYISEGILTVSGYPPSDFIGNKVRGYASITHPDDLAAVDAAVGKALETQTNWNIDYRIMPRQGEAIWVHEIGGGVFDAAGNLEFLEGFIIDISERKRLEQANRDLIDRIAVISEHIVKDTGNILEVLRALKMLALNARIEAARAGDMGLGFAVVAQEIKTLATTSGASAERITKLMNELQTVLATPTQGGH; encoded by the coding sequence ATGATCGACGAAAGCCAGATGGGAAATGTCGGCAGCTTCGATACGCAGAGCGCTGCAGGCATGGGCGGCGTTGCCGACGAACGGCTGGCGGCATTGCTCAGCATCACCGGCCGCATGGACGGCTTCCTCTATCGCTGCCGCAACGACCCCAATTACACGATGCTCTATATCAGCGAGGGCATCTTGACGGTGAGCGGCTATCCGCCCAGCGACTTCATCGGCAACAAGGTTCGCGGCTACGCCTCGATCACGCATCCGGATGATCTGGCGGCCGTCGATGCCGCCGTCGGCAAGGCGTTGGAGACGCAGACCAACTGGAACATCGACTATCGCATCATGCCGCGGCAGGGTGAGGCGATCTGGGTGCATGAAATCGGCGGCGGCGTTTTCGATGCAGCCGGCAATCTCGAATTCCTCGAAGGCTTCATCATCGACATTTCGGAGCGCAAGCGGCTGGAGCAAGCCAACCGCGATCTCATCGACCGGATTGCGGTGATCTCGGAACATATCGTCAAGGATACCGGCAATATCCTTGAAGTGCTGCGCGCCTTGAAGATGCTGGCGCTCAACGCCCGCATCGAAGCGGCCCGCGCCGGCGACATGGGATTAGGATTTGCCGTGGTGGCGCAGGAGATCAAGACGCTGGCCACGACATCCGGCGCCTCGGCCGAGCGCATCACCAAGCTGATGAACGAGTTGCAGACCGTCCTCGCCACGCCGACGCAAGGCGGGCATTAA
- a CDS encoding NAD(P)/FAD-dependent oxidoreductase yields MKKRVAVIGAGPSGTAVLRAFQSAAAKGAEIPEVVCFEKQEDWGGLWNYTWRTGLDEYGEPVHGSMYRYLWSNGPKECLEFADYTFEEHFGRPIASYPPRAVLWDYIKGRVEKAGVKKWVRFRTPVRHVTYDEKTAKFTVEAHDLVNDKVSREEFDHVIVASGHFSVPNVPEFPGFRTFNGRVLHSHDFRDAVEFKGKDILIIGRSYSAEDVGSQCYKYGAKSITTSYRSKPMGFKWPANWEEKPLLQRVENKTAYFKDGSTKDVDAIILCTGYLHHFPFLEDKLRLKTANRMWPTGLYRGVVWEDNPKLHFIGMQDQFYTFNMFDAQAWYARDVILGRQPLPSRAEMEKNSAAWRAREETLEDAEQMIWFQGDYVKELIDLTDYPSFDIETVNKTFMEWEHHKQEDIMGFRNNSYRSIMTGNMSPKHHTPWLQAMDDSLESYLKSK; encoded by the coding sequence ATGAAAAAGCGAGTTGCCGTCATCGGTGCCGGTCCGTCGGGAACCGCCGTTCTCCGGGCTTTTCAATCCGCCGCCGCCAAGGGCGCCGAGATCCCCGAGGTGGTCTGCTTCGAGAAACAGGAAGATTGGGGCGGCCTGTGGAACTACACCTGGCGCACGGGGCTCGATGAATATGGTGAGCCGGTCCATGGCAGCATGTATCGCTATCTGTGGTCCAATGGGCCCAAGGAATGCCTGGAATTCGCCGATTACACCTTCGAGGAACATTTCGGCCGGCCCATCGCCTCCTACCCGCCGCGCGCGGTGCTGTGGGATTACATCAAGGGCCGCGTCGAAAAAGCCGGCGTGAAGAAGTGGGTGCGTTTCCGCACCCCCGTTCGCCATGTTACCTATGACGAGAAGACAGCCAAGTTCACGGTCGAGGCCCACGACCTCGTCAACGACAAGGTCAGCCGCGAGGAATTCGACCACGTCATCGTCGCCTCCGGCCATTTTTCGGTGCCGAACGTGCCGGAGTTTCCGGGCTTCCGCACCTTCAACGGCCGCGTCCTCCACAGCCACGACTTCCGCGATGCGGTCGAATTCAAGGGCAAGGACATCCTCATCATCGGGCGCTCCTATTCGGCCGAAGATGTTGGCTCGCAGTGCTACAAATACGGCGCCAAATCCATCACCACCTCCTACCGCTCAAAGCCCATGGGCTTCAAATGGCCGGCCAATTGGGAGGAGAAGCCGCTGTTGCAGCGGGTCGAGAACAAGACCGCCTATTTCAAGGACGGCAGCACGAAGGATGTCGATGCCATCATCCTGTGCACCGGCTACCTGCACCACTTCCCCTTCCTTGAGGACAAGCTGCGCCTGAAGACCGCCAATCGCATGTGGCCGACCGGCCTCTATCGCGGCGTGGTGTGGGAGGACAACCCGAAGCTCCACTTCATCGGCATGCAGGACCAGTTCTATACCTTCAACATGTTCGACGCGCAGGCATGGTACGCACGCGACGTCATTCTGGGGCGCCAGCCACTGCCCAGCCGCGCGGAGATGGAGAAGAACAGTGCTGCCTGGCGCGCGCGCGAAGAAACGCTGGAAGATGCCGAGCAGATGATCTGGTTCCAGGGCGATTACGTGAAGGAACTGATCGATCTTACCGACTATCCGAGCTTCGATATTGAGACGGTCAACAAGACCTTCATGGAGTGGGAGCACCACAAGCAGGAAGACATCATGGGCTTCCGCAATAATTCGTACCGCTCGATCATGACCGGCAACATGTCGCCCAAGCATCACACACCGTGGCTGCAGGCGATGGACGATTCACTCGAGAGCTATCTCAAGTCTAAGTGA
- a CDS encoding phytanoyl-CoA dioxygenase family protein, translated as MTAIDPHLIDTFRRDGFVIIRDFLGPETIAAARSRFEPLFQGKFETGLYPDEWNWIEGRDPPDRTRQICNGWRADKTVARIVLSEKVGAFCARLAGWQGARIGQDNVLWKPPGAKSLGFHQDDSYCHWVVPAGYVTCWMTLDDTSAAGGTIEYARGSHLWPLSKPKGKFHAPDDYRATLREAAAEAGGSIDIVPIEVKAGDAVIHHGHVWHGSGTNTATVPRRSLVAHCIAAECHFHETEVSYIYSRYRRQGDLAMDESFFPILWRADGYRSAWLNGL; from the coding sequence ATGACCGCCATCGACCCGCATCTCATCGACACCTTCCGCCGCGACGGCTTCGTCATCATCCGCGACTTCCTAGGGCCGGAGACGATCGCCGCTGCGCGGTCGCGGTTCGAGCCGCTGTTTCAGGGCAAATTCGAGACTGGGCTTTACCCAGACGAATGGAACTGGATCGAGGGGCGCGATCCGCCCGACCGGACGCGGCAGATCTGCAATGGCTGGCGCGCGGACAAGACGGTGGCACGCATCGTCCTCTCAGAAAAGGTCGGCGCATTCTGCGCGCGCCTTGCGGGCTGGCAGGGTGCGCGCATCGGCCAGGACAATGTGCTGTGGAAGCCGCCCGGTGCCAAATCGCTGGGCTTTCACCAGGATGACAGCTATTGCCATTGGGTCGTGCCGGCCGGGTATGTCACCTGCTGGATGACGCTGGACGATACTTCGGCCGCCGGCGGCACGATCGAATATGCGCGGGGCTCGCATCTGTGGCCGCTCTCCAAACCGAAGGGCAAGTTCCACGCCCCCGACGATTACCGTGCGACCTTGCGCGAGGCGGCGGCGGAGGCCGGCGGCAGCATCGACATCGTGCCGATCGAGGTGAAGGCCGGCGATGCGGTCATTCATCACGGCCATGTCTGGCACGGATCGGGCACCAACACGGCTACGGTCCCGCGCCGGTCGCTCGTCGCGCATTGCATCGCCGCCGAATGCCACTTCCACGAAACCGAGGTCAGCTACATCTACAGCCGCTATCGCCGGCAGGGCGACCTTGCGATGGATGAGAGCTTCTTCCCGATCCTGTGGCGCGCCGACGGCTATCGCTCGGCCTGGCTAAATGGCCTTTAA